A stretch of Methanococcus voltae PS DNA encodes these proteins:
- a CDS encoding ribosome assembly factor SBDS, whose amino-acid sequence MASLDNAVMARLQSHGEKFEIYVDPYLAAKFKENKSSVDISDILASENIYKDISKGEKAPEELLMKVFETLDSKKIAEKIILKGQVHLTSEQRKEMQEQKKKQVISIIARNTINPQTDTPHPPKRIENAMNEARVTVDLYKSAEEQINDVIKKLRLILPMKFEKREVAVKLGGEYAGTVYHSLSEYGTIKKEEWLGDGSLVFVIEIPSGIENEFYMFLNKITKGSVQTRVLKRF is encoded by the coding sequence ATGGCGTCATTAGATAATGCGGTTATGGCTAGATTACAATCACACGGTGAAAAATTCGAAATATATGTTGACCCGTATTTAGCAGCCAAATTTAAAGAAAATAAATCATCTGTGGATATTTCCGACATATTAGCGTCAGAGAATATTTATAAGGATATTTCAAAAGGGGAAAAAGCTCCAGAAGAGCTATTAATGAAAGTATTTGAAACTTTAGATAGCAAAAAAATTGCTGAAAAGATTATACTTAAAGGACAGGTTCATTTAACATCAGAACAAAGAAAAGAAATGCAAGAGCAAAAAAAGAAGCAAGTAATATCTATTATTGCTAGAAATACTATCAATCCACAAACAGATACCCCTCACCCACCTAAAAGGATTGAAAATGCCATGAACGAGGCTAGAGTTACCGTTGATTTATATAAAAGTGCTGAGGAACAAATCAACGATGTAATAAAAAAACTTAGGTTAATTTTACCTATGAAATTTGAAAAAAGAGAGGTAGCAGTTAAACTTGGTGGGGAGTACGCTGGTACAGTTTACCATTCTTTGTCAGAATATGGTACTATTAAAAAAGAAGAATGGCTTGGAGATGGGTCACTCGTATTTGTGATTGAAATTCCTAGCGGTATTGAGAATGAATTTTATATGTTTTTAAATAAAATAACAAAAGGTTCTGTACAAACAAGAGTCTTAAAAAGATTCTAG
- the psmA gene encoding archaeal proteasome endopeptidase complex subunit alpha: MMQMVPGASGYDRAITIFSPEGRLYQVEYAREAVRRGTTAVGIRCKDGVVLAVDRRISNKLVEVSSIEKIFQVDDHIVAATSGLVADARVLIDRARTEAQINRMTYGEKITVEALSKKICDIKQAYTQHGGARPFGLALLITGIDKHSARLFETDPSGALIEYKASAIGSGRHVAMELLEEKYNEDITVSEGMDLAIYVLNKINPELNAVSVDMAIVKDSEKLVEKKSVEEIEAIIEYVSKAIEDENKIEDENKE, encoded by the coding sequence ATTATGCAAATGGTTCCAGGAGCATCAGGATACGATAGAGCAATCACCATATTCAGCCCAGAAGGTAGATTATACCAGGTTGAGTACGCAAGAGAAGCAGTTAGAAGAGGCACTACCGCTGTAGGCATTAGATGTAAAGATGGCGTAGTTTTAGCAGTAGATAGAAGAATTTCAAACAAATTAGTGGAAGTATCATCAATTGAAAAAATATTCCAAGTTGATGACCACATTGTTGCTGCTACGTCCGGATTAGTTGCAGATGCTAGGGTATTAATCGATAGAGCAAGAACAGAAGCTCAAATAAATAGAATGACTTACGGTGAAAAAATCACTGTTGAAGCCCTCTCTAAAAAAATCTGTGACATAAAACAAGCTTATACACAACACGGTGGAGCAAGACCATTTGGTTTAGCACTTTTAATTACCGGAATCGATAAACACAGTGCTAGATTATTTGAAACAGACCCAAGCGGTGCTTTAATAGAGTATAAAGCTTCTGCAATCGGTTCAGGAAGACATGTTGCAATGGAACTTCTCGAAGAGAAATACAATGAAGATATCACTGTTAGTGAAGGTATGGACTTAGCAATATACGTTTTAAACAAAATAAACCCTGAGTTAAATGCTGTTAGCGTTGATATGGCAATTGTAAAAGATAGTGAAAAATTAGTTGAGAAAAAATCAGTTGAAGAAATTGAAGCAATTATAGAATATGTTTCAAAAGCTATCGAAGATGAAAATAAAATTGAAGATGAAAATAAAGAATAA